TGAAAGCAGGCCAAGATTTCGAGAAGATCGCTCGCGACATCGCAACCCATGCTGGGGTGCAGCCTGATCAGGTCGCGAAATATGTGCAAGCGGTTATAAAAACCGGCGCGTCGGCCTAGTGGCTTCTCTTGTTTGCAGCCGCGCATGAAAAAGGGTTTGCGACTAAAGAGAACGCAAACCCTAAAAAAGTGGGCCCGACTGGAGTCGAACCAGCACGTCCTAAAGCGGACACTAGGCCCTCAACCTAGCGCGTCTGCCAATTCCGCCACGAGCCCACAATATTGGCATCGGATCAAGCTAAACAGTCTACGTGAAACACTCGAAAGGTCAAGTGGGGGACACGCCGGTCCCTGGCGAAGTTCGCGCTGGTTAGTGATCGTTTTTTCGCTTCACCAGAACCAATGTCTTGTCGGCGTTAATCCTGATAGCAGCAGAGTTTAGGCGTTCTTGTACGGCACGCATGATGCGATCGGTCGGAAGGTCCATGTGCCGCACGATTAGGTCGCAGAATTTGGCTTGCCAGTTCTTGCCGTCTAGTTCTTCGAGCGTCTCGGAGAGCCCTGAGGAGAGCAACGCCAGCGTTTCGCCGGGCTGAAGCATAGCGGTGGCTAGTTGCGGTTCAACTTCCGGACTGCTACCCAGTGGCCAAGATGGGTTCCAGAGGGGCTTCACGGAATTGTGTTTGAAGGCAAACCCTTGAACATGCCCGCACGATCCGGCTTCCATGGTGCCGAGCATAGGATCGAAAATTGCGTAAGCCAACGAAGCAAAGTGGTCGCCTGCCGACGCTTCCCAGAAAGTTCGGTTGACGCGGTCGAGCATCATTTCTGCGTTGTGTGCGATGCGACAATTTGCTTTGACGGCCGTGGCCAAGCTGGTCGAGGTCATCACGGCGTCGAAATTGTCGTCCATGGCATCGCCAACAAAAATTGCCAGCTTGCCATCTTCGATTACGGCCCAATCATGGAAGTCGCCTCCCATGTCGTTTCCTTGTTGCGTCCAGGCCGAAACGTCCCAGCCGTCGACCAGCGGTTTCACGTTGGGGAGTTGTGCCTTTTGACGATCAGCAATTTGGTTTTTTTGGCGAGCAAGCTTTTGCGTGGTCCGTCGTTCAGAAATGAGTTGATCTCGTTCCAAATCGACTGCTAGTTTGCCTGCGATGATTTCTAAGAGGTTCGTCTCTCGCAAGCTAAAATCTCGCGATGTTTGTGAGTAGACCCACAACGTTCCCAGGGGAGTCGTGGAGGTTGAAATCGGAATGCAAACCGCCGAAGGGGCTTCTTCTGGGCAGGGCCAGTGGGGCAATAGTTTAGTATCTTCCAGGACCACGGCATGGCCAGATAACGCTTCCAGGTCGGCCAGGCTTCCTTCTAAGGGACGCGGCGGATCGAGCAAGCGTGTTGCGGGCAAGTTGTGGGAAGCGCGAAGTTTGAGCTGGCTGGTCGCGTCGTCTAATACATAGAGGCCAGCCGCGTCGGCACCGGTTACATCGACGGCTGAGGCGAGGGCCGCTTCCAGGCGTTCGGCCAAGTCTTCGATAGAAGGATTGGCAATCACGGGAATATGCGTCGCTAGTTCCGCTTCTTGCTTCCGCAGCGTGATCCGTAAGCGGTCGATTTCTGCCAGCAAAAATTCGAGTCCGCCAGCGACTCCGCCCATGCTTTCGGCAGTCAGGGCGTCACTGGCAGCGGAGGACGCTTGCTTTTCGGCTGCGTGCAGTTCGATGCGTGCGGTATTGCCGCCCCGTGTCACTTGTTGCTGTGACATACGTTTCCCCTTGTTAGGTTGACGTTCTTCACGAAGGGCCAAGCGAAAACCGGTTAGGTTGGCTAAGGCCTGGGAGATTTGTGTCAGCCCAGGATAGGCTTCCTGCTTCGCGGTTTCACTGACAGGGGACTCTTCGCGATGGACTCGCAAATAATCGGGAATCGGTCGGGGCATGGAAGTGGCCACGTACTGAAGTCGTTTGTGAGCTATGCTTCGTCCGTGACCATCAAGCGAGAAGCCTTCATGGCAAATCCACTTGCCGGAATGTCTCGTCGTAACGGCATCCTTCGCCGCTAGTAGTGGGAATCGTCACACAAGGCGTTACACATTAGCCAGTCTCGCTAGTTTCTCAGACTCCCGTTCCGGTAATGCCTTTTGCATAAGCAGTGCGGCTTGCACGGCCCAAAAACGCTAGGCATTTTTTGAAACTTTCTTGCAAGCCGTGAATCGCGATGACCAAACGTGTCCCGTAGATCACTGAACATCAGAACAGTGCTTTTGGAAATTGCTCATTAGGGAGATAAGCCATGTTCTGGCATTACACTACCGGACGTCATATCGATGCCATTTTCAACCGCGGTGTTCTCGAACCGCATGTTGCTTCGTGGGCTCAGGGAGGGCTGTCTGCAGTTTGGTTTTCGACGAACGATTTTTGGGAGTCATCGGTCAATTGTGCCGTGCAACGCCCAGCCACGCAGCATCGATTGCTGGGAACTCGCGAGATGACCGAGCTGTTGTGCGACGGCTTATTTCGTTTCTCGGTAAAGTCGACCGTGGGCGTTGTGACGTGGGGGCAGTACTGTGAAGAAAGTCGTTTGACCAACCGCTGTGTCGAAGCATGTCGCCGCGTGGCAGCCATCGAAGGTTCGCACCCAGGCCGCTGGTTGGCCTGCCTCGGAGAGGTTCACGCCGACGAATGGCTTACCGTCGAACGGTGGTACGGCGATCAATGGGGCGTGATTGAAGGAGTGGAAGAGGTATTACCACCCCTGTGGGCTGAAGAAGACTTTTTGCTGCAAGCTGCGGGGTAAAATGTGAGCCCGCGAATGATTACTGCTCTTTCACGGCGCTCACAATATCGAGCACCGCCTTCTTCCCATCGGAGAAGAACATGAGCGTGTTATCAGCGGCGAAAAGCGGGTTGGGGATTTTCGCGAAGCCAGGGCTGAGACTGCGTTTAATGACAATGACGGTGCGGGCCTTGTTGACTTCGATGATTGGCATCCCGCTGATTGGGCTGTTGGGATCGGTATTGGCTAGCGGGTTCACCACGTCGTTGGCCCCAATCACGATGGCTACGTCGACCTGACCTAAGGTTGGATTGATTTCGTCCATTTCCTTAAGCTGTTCGTACGGAACGTCTGCTTCCGCGAGTAACACGTTCATGTGACCTGGCATTCGTCCGGCCACCGGGTGAATCGCGTACTCGACTTCAACGCCTTTGTCGCGTAGTAGGTTTGCCAGGTCACGCACGGCATGTTGGGCCTGGGCGACGGCGAGACCATAACCAGGCACAAAGACCACGCGTTGGGCCGTATCGAGAATCATCGCAATGTCTTCGGCTGATGTCGAACGAACATTGGCGTAGATTTCGTCATCGGAGCCAGCCGGGCCACTGGACGATTGCATGGTGCCAAACAGGACATTAACTAGCGATCGGTTCATCGCTTTGCACATGATTTGCGTAAGAATGATCCCTGACGCGCCAACGAGCGAGCCAGAGATGATCAGCACGTTGTTTTCAATCACAAACCCCGTAGCTGCGGCAGCCAGCCCGGAGTAGCTGTTCAGCAGGGCGATCACCACCGGCATATCAGCCCCGCCAATCGGCATTACTAAGGTAAAGCCCAGAACCGTGGCCAGCACTACGATTGCCAGGTAAGGCCAGCCCACGCCTGCGGTGGCCATCACAATTAGCATTAATATCGCGGCGACCGAGATCAGGGCGTTGATTGCTTGGGGATAAGCGATTGGGAGCGGACGTTCGAACAAATCAATCTCTTGTAGCTTGCCAAAGGCAACGAGCGAGCCCCAGAATGTGACGGTGCCGATTAAGCCCGATAGGCCGATCGCCAGCATCACATCGGGGGTTGCGGTCGTGTCGGTAATGCCCACTAATTCTGCCCCAGCGACGAAGACAGAGGCCGCACCACCCAGGCCGTTGAACAGGGCCACCAATTGCGGCATCTGGGTCATCTCGACCTTGATGGCCATGACGGCTCCGATGGCACCCCCAATTGCCAAGCCGAGGCCAATCAACAGCCAGCCAGACCAAGTGGCATCGCCGTCGGCCAGAATCTGATATGCAGTGATTAACACGGCCAGCAGCATGGCGATACTGCTAATTAGATTGCCTCGCACGGCACTGCGCGGATGGGCCATCATCTTCAGCCCAACGATGAATAAGACCGCAGCGACCAGATAAGTGAGGTTGACGATAATTTGCGAGTCGAACATGGTTGCTCCTTCTGGTTGCTTGCTTGCGACTGCACGGACTCGGCTTCGTTTCGAGCCGTGACACGCGATCTCGCTTCTCTCTTACCGCTTCGCTTTGAACATCGATAGCATGCGGTTGGTAACCATGTATCCGCCAACCACATTTACCGTGGCCATGATGATTGCTAGAAAGCCCAGCAGCGAGGCAAACCAGTTCGCCCCTAACGCCGTGGCCAGCAAAGCACCGACGATGGCAATGCCGGAAATCGCGTTCGAGCCAGACATTAGCGGGGTATGCAGTGTGGGCGGAACTTTGGTGATGATTTCAAAGCCTACAAAAACTGCGAGGACGAAAATCGTGAGACTAGCGACCAGGGCAGTCCATTTGCTGAACTTTGGGGATGTCGCTTCTTCTTCGGGCGGAGCGGGCTGTTGCGGCGAAGTCAATTCTCTTTCGACTTTAGGCGTGTCAGCAGCCGGGCTCGCCGCTTCCTTTTCGGTTTGAGCGAAACTGGTCGCTGGCGAATAGACGCCAACCAGCGTGAACGCGACAAGCAGTAATAGCAGCTTACGAATCACTTGGTGTCTCCTTTTTACCGGTTTGGGGTTCCGTGGCTGGGGAAGGTGAAATCGGTTCCAAGCCCAGCATTTCTCTTAGCCGGTTGTTGACCACCTCGCCTCCTTGAGTGGCAATCGTACCGGAGACAATGGCGTCGTCCATGTTCAGGTGAAGTTGGTTGTCCTGCACCATGTTCAGAAGAAACTTCGTGATATTGTTCGAGAACATCTG
The Bremerella cremea DNA segment above includes these coding regions:
- a CDS encoding PP2C family protein-serine/threonine phosphatase, which translates into the protein MPRPIPDYLRVHREESPVSETAKQEAYPGLTQISQALANLTGFRLALREERQPNKGKRMSQQQVTRGGNTARIELHAAEKQASSAASDALTAESMGGVAGGLEFLLAEIDRLRITLRKQEAELATHIPVIANPSIEDLAERLEAALASAVDVTGADAAGLYVLDDATSQLKLRASHNLPATRLLDPPRPLEGSLADLEALSGHAVVLEDTKLLPHWPCPEEAPSAVCIPISTSTTPLGTLWVYSQTSRDFSLRETNLLEIIAGKLAVDLERDQLISERRTTQKLARQKNQIADRQKAQLPNVKPLVDGWDVSAWTQQGNDMGGDFHDWAVIEDGKLAIFVGDAMDDNFDAVMTSTSLATAVKANCRIAHNAEMMLDRVNRTFWEASAGDHFASLAYAIFDPMLGTMEAGSCGHVQGFAFKHNSVKPLWNPSWPLGSSPEVEPQLATAMLQPGETLALLSSGLSETLEELDGKNWQAKFCDLIVRHMDLPTDRIMRAVQERLNSAAIRINADKTLVLVKRKNDH
- a CDS encoding NAD(P)(+) transhydrogenase (Re/Si-specific) subunit beta, which translates into the protein MFDSQIIVNLTYLVAAVLFIVGLKMMAHPRSAVRGNLISSIAMLLAVLITAYQILADGDATWSGWLLIGLGLAIGGAIGAVMAIKVEMTQMPQLVALFNGLGGAASVFVAGAELVGITDTTATPDVMLAIGLSGLIGTVTFWGSLVAFGKLQEIDLFERPLPIAYPQAINALISVAAILMLIVMATAGVGWPYLAIVVLATVLGFTLVMPIGGADMPVVIALLNSYSGLAAAATGFVIENNVLIISGSLVGASGIILTQIMCKAMNRSLVNVLFGTMQSSSGPAGSDDEIYANVRSTSAEDIAMILDTAQRVVFVPGYGLAVAQAQHAVRDLANLLRDKGVEVEYAIHPVAGRMPGHMNVLLAEADVPYEQLKEMDEINPTLGQVDVAIVIGANDVVNPLANTDPNSPISGMPIIEVNKARTVIVIKRSLSPGFAKIPNPLFAADNTLMFFSDGKKAVLDIVSAVKEQ
- a CDS encoding NAD(P) transhydrogenase subunit alpha, whose product is MIRKLLLLLVAFTLVGVYSPATSFAQTEKEAASPAADTPKVERELTSPQQPAPPEEEATSPKFSKWTALVASLTIFVLAVFVGFEIITKVPPTLHTPLMSGSNAISGIAIVGALLATALGANWFASLLGFLAIIMATVNVVGGYMVTNRMLSMFKAKR